A single Tenacibaculum sp. Bg11-29 DNA region contains:
- a CDS encoding pitrilysin family protein codes for MKTKIVSLIAILAMSFATTAQIDRSVQPKPGPAPKVQLGKVEKFTLPNGLQVIMVENHKLPRASASLSIENIPVIEGNKTGLSDMMGSLLGRGTANITKDEFNEKVDYLGANVNFYSSGASARSLKKYFPEVLGLMADGVKNSQFTQEEFDKEVKVTLDGLKSNEKSVTAIARRVESALIYGKDHPFGEFTTKATVGNITLTDVQNNFNTYYKPNNAYLVIVGDINPSETKKMVTKLFGDWKKGNVPALAFAKPENVSTTEINFINMSNAVQSEIVVANNIDLKLGDKDYYAAILANSILGGGGTARLFMNLREDKGYTYGSYSSVRQNKHAATFRATASVRNVVTDSSVVEIQKEINKIRYKKATAEELKNAKAKYVGSFVMEVQKPATAARYALNIARYNLPTNFYENYLKNINAVTLDDVQNAAIKYFKADKARIIITGKGIDVLKNLEKNADYVINYFDKEGNATSKPAMSLPIPEGVTASTVVDNYFNAIGGKDKIAAVKSIKISSEAKVQGMQLNLVQKSATPNKSSIIISMGGNVMQKIIFDGTKGYQEARGQKKELAGKELEAAKKNISLFSDEAYRKGTLDRIEPINGKKAYVIKLDKKEIFYDMKSGLKLKEVSTVKGPQGEVKDPVEFSDYKEINGVKFPYLMVRSMGPMKMNFEVKEIKINEGVSATDFQ; via the coding sequence ATGAAAACAAAAATAGTATCACTTATCGCAATTTTAGCAATGTCTTTTGCTACAACTGCACAAATAGATAGAAGCGTACAACCCAAACCAGGACCAGCGCCAAAAGTACAGTTAGGAAAAGTAGAGAAATTTACTTTACCGAACGGTTTACAGGTAATTATGGTTGAAAACCATAAATTACCTAGAGCATCTGCAAGTTTATCAATTGAAAATATACCAGTTATTGAAGGTAACAAAACAGGTCTTTCTGATATGATGGGAAGCTTACTGGGAAGAGGAACAGCTAATATTACAAAAGATGAATTTAATGAAAAAGTAGATTATCTTGGAGCAAATGTTAATTTTTATAGCTCTGGCGCTTCTGCAAGATCATTAAAAAAATACTTTCCAGAAGTATTAGGCTTAATGGCTGATGGGGTTAAAAATTCTCAATTCACTCAAGAAGAATTCGATAAAGAAGTAAAAGTTACATTAGATGGATTAAAATCTAACGAGAAAAGTGTAACAGCTATCGCTAGAAGAGTAGAAAGTGCTTTAATTTATGGTAAAGATCATCCTTTTGGAGAATTTACAACCAAAGCAACTGTTGGTAACATTACATTAACAGATGTGCAAAATAACTTTAACACTTATTACAAACCAAATAATGCCTATTTAGTAATTGTTGGAGATATTAATCCGTCAGAAACTAAAAAAATGGTGACTAAGTTATTTGGTGACTGGAAAAAAGGAAATGTTCCTGCACTTGCTTTTGCAAAACCAGAAAACGTAAGTACTACAGAGATTAACTTTATTAACATGTCAAATGCAGTTCAATCAGAAATTGTAGTTGCAAACAACATTGATTTAAAATTAGGCGATAAAGATTATTACGCAGCCATATTAGCAAACAGCATTTTAGGTGGCGGTGGTACTGCTCGTTTATTTATGAATTTACGTGAAGACAAAGGGTACACCTATGGCTCATACTCTAGTGTTAGACAAAATAAACATGCAGCAACTTTTAGAGCAACTGCAAGTGTTCGTAATGTAGTTACTGATAGTTCTGTAGTAGAAATACAAAAAGAAATCAATAAAATTCGTTACAAAAAAGCAACTGCTGAAGAATTAAAAAACGCAAAAGCAAAATATGTTGGAAGCTTTGTAATGGAGGTTCAAAAACCTGCAACAGCTGCACGTTACGCTTTAAATATTGCACGTTATAATTTGCCTACAAATTTTTATGAAAACTATTTAAAAAACATTAATGCTGTAACTCTAGACGATGTTCAAAACGCAGCAATTAAATATTTTAAAGCTGATAAAGCTCGTATCATAATTACTGGTAAAGGAATTGATGTATTAAAGAATTTAGAAAAAAATGCTGACTACGTAATTAATTATTTTGATAAGGAAGGAAATGCTACTTCTAAACCTGCAATGTCACTACCTATTCCTGAAGGGGTAACAGCCTCAACTGTAGTTGACAACTATTTTAATGCAATTGGAGGTAAAGATAAAATTGCTGCTGTAAAATCTATAAAGATAAGTTCAGAAGCTAAAGTTCAAGGAATGCAGTTAAACTTAGTTCAAAAAAGTGCTACTCCTAATAAATCTTCAATAATTATTTCTATGGGGGGTAATGTTATGCAAAAAATTATTTTTGATGGAACGAAGGGGTATCAAGAAGCTCGTGGACAAAAGAAAGAATTAGCCGGAAAAGAATTAGAAGCGGCAAAGAAAAACATTTCTCTTTTTTCTGATGAAGCTTATCGTAAAGGAACTTTAGATAGAATAGAGCCAATTAATGGTAAAAAAGCATACGTAATTAAGCTTGATAAAAAAGAAATTTTTTATGATATGAAATCGGGCTTAAAACTTAAAGAAGTTTCAACAGTAAAAGGACCACAAGGAGAAGTTAAAGACCCTGTAGAATTCTCTGATTACAAAGAAATAAACGGAGTTAAGTTTCCTTATTTAATGGTTAGGTCTATGGGACCTATGAAAATGAACTTTGAGGTAAAAGAAATAAAAATTAACGAAGGTGTTTCTGCTACTGATTTCCAGTAA
- the rpmA gene encoding 50S ribosomal protein L27: MAHKKGVGSSKNGRESESKRLGVKIFGGQAAIAGNIIVRQRGTTHNPGENVYMGKDHTLHAKVDGVVEFRKKRNNRSYVSITPFEA, translated from the coding sequence ATGGCTCATAAAAAAGGTGTCGGTAGTTCGAAGAATGGTAGAGAATCAGAATCGAAACGACTAGGAGTAAAGATTTTTGGAGGACAAGCTGCAATTGCAGGTAATATAATTGTTCGTCAAAGAGGAACAACTCACAACCCAGGTGAAAATGTTTACATGGGTAAAGATCATACTTTACATGCTAAAGTTGATGGTGTAGTTGAGTTTAGAAAGAAAAGAAATAATAGATCATATGTTTCTATTACTCCTTTCGAAGCTTAA
- the rplU gene encoding 50S ribosomal protein L21 gives MYAIVEIAGQQFKVAKDQKVYVHRLQEAEGSEVIFDNVMLIEDKGNVSIGAPAITGAGVTAKVLRHLKGDKVIVFKKKRRKGYKKKNGHRQYLTEIQIEGISASGVKKTAAKKVAPKTEVKSEAKDLSSMTVAELKALAKESGVTGYTSLKKAELIEALSK, from the coding sequence ATGTACGCAATCGTAGAGATAGCAGGGCAGCAATTTAAAGTAGCAAAAGACCAAAAGGTATACGTACACCGTTTACAAGAGGCAGAAGGATCAGAAGTAATTTTTGATAACGTAATGCTAATTGAAGACAAAGGAAACGTATCTATTGGCGCCCCAGCTATAACAGGTGCAGGAGTAACTGCAAAGGTATTACGTCACTTAAAAGGTGATAAAGTAATCGTTTTCAAGAAGAAAAGAAGAAAAGGTTACAAAAAGAAAAATGGACACAGACAGTATTTAACTGAGATTCAAATCGAAGGTATTTCTGCATCAGGTGTTAAAAAAACAGCAGCTAAAAAAGTAGCTCCTAAGACTGAGGTAAAATCAGAAGCTAAGGATTTAAGTTCTATGACTGTTGCTGAATTAAAAGCTTTAGCTAAAGAATCTGGTGTTACTGGGTATACTTCTTTAAAGAAAGCTGAATTAATTGAAGCGTTAAGCAAATAA
- the dinB gene encoding DNA polymerase IV, protein MELKPPYRKIIHVDMDAFYASVEQLDNPKLRNRPLAVGGNEIRGVVSAASYEARKFGVKSAMSGALAKQKCPHLIFVPPRFHRYKEISSKIRAIFYDYTDLVEPLSLDEAYLDVTENKKSNLSASIIAQEIRQRIWDELELRASAGISINKFVAKIASDINKPNGQKTINPDEVIPFLEQLSVNKFYGVGKVTAAKMHNLGIFIGLDLKKKTLNELSLLFGKSGLHYYNIVRGVHNSKVKPNRVRKSIAAETTFNENLSSEIFMLERLDGIANELEQRMKKSNTKGKTITLKIKYSDFTQQTRSKTINHYIQEKEAFYPIIKDLLFQESLKNSVRLLGISFSNLDTEKKEPIWVQLKFKF, encoded by the coding sequence ATGGAACTAAAACCGCCTTATCGAAAAATTATTCATGTTGATATGGACGCCTTTTATGCCTCGGTAGAGCAATTAGATAATCCTAAGTTAAGAAACAGACCTCTTGCTGTTGGTGGTAATGAAATACGTGGTGTAGTTTCTGCTGCTAGCTACGAAGCTCGTAAATTTGGTGTCAAATCGGCAATGAGTGGAGCATTGGCAAAACAAAAATGTCCACATTTAATTTTTGTTCCCCCTAGATTTCACCGTTACAAAGAAATATCCTCTAAAATCAGAGCTATATTTTATGATTATACCGATTTAGTTGAACCACTTTCTTTAGATGAAGCATACTTAGATGTTACCGAAAACAAAAAAAGTAATTTATCTGCTAGTATAATTGCACAAGAAATTCGCCAACGTATATGGGATGAATTAGAATTAAGAGCGTCCGCAGGAATATCAATAAATAAATTTGTTGCTAAAATTGCTTCTGACATTAATAAGCCTAATGGTCAGAAAACGATAAACCCTGACGAAGTAATACCTTTTTTAGAACAATTATCTGTAAATAAATTTTATGGTGTCGGAAAAGTTACTGCTGCTAAAATGCACAATTTAGGTATTTTTATAGGATTAGACTTAAAGAAAAAAACACTAAATGAACTCTCTCTTTTATTCGGTAAATCGGGTTTGCATTATTACAATATTGTAAGAGGGGTTCATAACAGCAAAGTAAAACCAAATCGTGTTAGAAAATCAATTGCAGCTGAAACTACTTTTAATGAAAATTTATCATCTGAAATTTTCATGTTAGAACGTCTTGATGGGATTGCCAATGAACTTGAGCAAAGAATGAAAAAATCTAATACAAAAGGAAAAACGATTACTTTAAAAATAAAGTATAGTGATTTTACACAACAAACCAGAAGCAAAACGATCAACCATTATATTCAAGAAAAAGAGGCGTTTTATCCAATTATAAAAGACCTCTTATTTCAGGAGTCATTAAAAAACTCCGTTAGACTTCTAGGTATATCTTTTAGCAATTTAGATACCGAAAAAAAAGAGCCAATTTGGGTACAATTAAAATTTAAATTTTAA
- a CDS encoding peptidase U32 family protein — MQKIELMAPAGNFESLQAALDNGCDSIYFGVEQLNMRARATVNFTLDDLDEIYHRCKEKNVRTYLTLNTIVYDHDLSIVKTLIKKAKQANITAVIAMDQAVISIARAEGVEVHISTQINITNIETAKFYAMFADTIVLSRELSLRQVKKITEQIEKEEIKGPSGRLLEVEIFGHGALCMAVSGKCYMSLHSHNSSANRGACKQNCRKKYTVIDQESGFEMELDNEYIMSPKDLCTINFLDQLANAGIKVLKIEGRGRAPEYVAKVIKCYRDAIDSLANGTYDKEKVISWMLELEKVYNRGFWNGYYLGQKLGEWSKEPGSHATQKKVYLGKGIHYFSKAEIGEFKIEAYDLTIGDTILITGPTTGAKEMELKSMFVNDKETQIASKGDEVTMKLDFKIRPSDKLYKIVKTEFSKN; from the coding sequence ATGCAGAAGATTGAACTAATGGCGCCAGCTGGCAATTTTGAATCATTACAGGCGGCTTTAGATAATGGTTGTGATTCTATATATTTTGGCGTCGAACAATTAAACATGCGAGCGAGAGCAACTGTTAACTTTACTTTGGATGATTTAGACGAAATTTATCATAGATGTAAAGAAAAAAACGTTCGTACTTACTTAACCTTAAATACAATTGTATACGATCATGACTTATCAATTGTAAAAACCTTAATAAAAAAAGCAAAGCAAGCTAATATTACTGCAGTAATAGCAATGGATCAAGCTGTTATTTCTATAGCTCGAGCAGAGGGAGTAGAAGTTCATATTTCTACTCAAATTAACATTACGAATATTGAAACAGCAAAGTTTTATGCAATGTTTGCTGATACAATTGTATTAAGTAGAGAATTAAGCTTGCGTCAAGTAAAAAAGATTACTGAGCAAATCGAAAAAGAAGAAATAAAAGGACCTTCTGGACGGTTATTAGAAGTCGAAATTTTTGGTCACGGTGCTTTATGTATGGCTGTTTCAGGTAAATGTTACATGAGTTTACATTCACATAATTCATCTGCAAATCGTGGTGCTTGTAAACAAAATTGTCGTAAAAAATATACGGTAATCGATCAAGAATCTGGTTTTGAAATGGAATTAGACAATGAGTATATAATGTCTCCTAAAGATTTATGTACTATTAATTTTTTAGATCAACTTGCTAATGCAGGTATTAAAGTTTTAAAAATTGAAGGAAGAGGTCGTGCTCCAGAATATGTCGCTAAAGTAATTAAATGTTATAGAGATGCCATTGACAGTTTAGCTAACGGAACCTACGATAAAGAAAAAGTAATTTCTTGGATGCTAGAACTCGAAAAGGTTTATAATCGTGGTTTTTGGAACGGATATTACTTAGGGCAAAAACTAGGTGAATGGAGTAAAGAACCAGGCTCACATGCTACACAGAAAAAAGTGTACTTAGGTAAAGGTATTCATTATTTTTCTAAGGCAGAAATTGGCGAGTTTAAAATTGAAGCGTACGACTTAACTATTGGTGATACTATTTTAATTACAGGCCCAACAACAGGAGCTAAAGAAATGGAGCTAAAAAGTATGTTTGTAAACGACAAAGAAACCCAAATAGCATCGAAAGGAGATGAAGTTACCATGAAATTGGATTTCAAAATTCGTCCTTCAGATAAATTATATAAAATTGTAAAAACAGAATTTTCTAAAAATTAA
- a CDS encoding LytTR family DNA-binding domain-containing protein, whose amino-acid sequence MLKAVIVDDEPKAIQGLSWELSNFNNDLEIIKTFTVAEEAIKYINENSIDCLFLDIEMPTMDGFQLLEKLEKKDFAVVITTAYNEYAIKALKSEAIDYLLKPIDSDDLEETLDRVKNHYIKNNNNEKFEKILSNFNEKFNRKKITINTDGKLVFLEQSEILFVESDGNYCSIHIVNNKKIVVTKKLKEINQLLPEDHFFRIHNSFIINLNKIKEFLKSDGYVVLEDNHKIPVSRQRKSDFLEKF is encoded by the coding sequence ATGTTAAAAGCTGTAATCGTAGATGATGAACCAAAAGCCATACAGGGTCTGTCTTGGGAATTATCTAATTTTAATAATGATTTAGAAATCATAAAAACATTTACAGTAGCTGAAGAGGCTATTAAGTACATTAATGAGAATTCTATTGATTGTCTTTTTTTAGATATTGAGATGCCAACAATGGATGGTTTTCAGTTGCTTGAAAAGTTAGAAAAAAAAGATTTTGCTGTGGTTATTACTACAGCTTATAATGAATACGCTATAAAGGCGTTAAAAAGCGAAGCGATTGACTACCTTTTAAAACCTATTGATTCTGACGATTTAGAAGAAACGCTTGATAGAGTTAAAAATCATTATATTAAAAATAATAATAATGAGAAGTTTGAAAAAATACTATCAAATTTTAACGAGAAGTTTAATAGGAAGAAAATAACTATAAATACAGATGGTAAACTTGTTTTTTTAGAACAATCGGAAATTTTATTTGTAGAGTCTGATGGTAATTATTGTTCAATACACATTGTTAATAACAAAAAAATTGTTGTAACAAAAAAACTTAAGGAGATAAATCAATTACTGCCCGAAGATCATTTTTTTAGAATTCACAATTCATTTATTATTAACTTAAATAAAATTAAAGAGTTTTTAAAATCAGATGGTTATGTTGTTTTAGAAGATAATCATAAAATACCTGTTTCGCGCCAACGGAAATCAGATTTCTTAGAAAAATTTTAA
- a CDS encoding ferredoxin, whose translation MIVITLQRNKCIGCNYCVEVAPAQFQMSKKDGKSVLLHATEKKGFFTIKTHDDTIFETSFEAKKACPVKIIEVKKL comes from the coding sequence ATGATTGTAATTACCCTACAAAGAAACAAATGTATTGGTTGTAATTACTGTGTTGAAGTAGCACCTGCTCAATTTCAAATGTCTAAAAAAGACGGAAAATCAGTTTTACTACATGCTACTGAAAAAAAAGGTTTTTTTACCATAAAAACACACGATGATACTATTTTTGAAACTTCATTCGAAGCAAAAAAGGCTTGTCCTGTTAAAATAATTGAAGTAAAAAAATTATAA
- a CDS encoding tetratricopeptide repeat protein, which translates to MKTFLIAIVFCIITSTCFSQKSVDSLIINVVENKELDYYKLQKYFKKIEFTDKQINLLLVNSKKNEYYLGEVFAKNLQGRLLRKSKEYDTAVDLYRAALALSIKTKSKEAEVVTLNQLGIVYQRQDKIRTALNYHQSALSVISKIENPSDSFKISKIISINSLGNIYLSLKQYERALNKFNEAIAIQLELNHVKGLAINNQNIGFAYKNIGYLDLALGSYHKALRYNTVNKDELGKVICHNNISDILIKKGSYNEAYKSIIKAVNIAEKIKGNYYLSESYNTLGLVFLKLNKLEESQNYLEKSLEIGLEKNISLSLGKSYSYMSELYIKTKDYNKALTFYKKSIEIEKKAFTNKNIRYVNSLISIYDTEVISNKIKNLARENEIAKLKLTRNRNILIIALISIALFGVLLYSVYRQRLLKNEKQILLLEQEALRIQMNPHFVFNALNSIKLYIINNEQKNAVHYLNKFSKLIRNILESTTVKEVTLAEELKTMNLYMSIENIRFSNEISYKEILDENLSSETIKVPPLILQPFLENSIWHGLSSKKGEKRVQLSVNKVSDEFIQINIEDNGIGRKQAFIIKSNKSLNRKSIGIDLTKERLKNFSTQYQNNYSLVYTDLVGESGNVEGTRVSLKIPII; encoded by the coding sequence ATGAAAACTTTCTTAATAGCAATTGTTTTTTGTATAATTACAAGCACCTGTTTTTCACAAAAGAGTGTTGATAGTTTAATTATAAATGTAGTAGAAAATAAAGAACTTGATTATTATAAACTTCAAAAGTATTTTAAAAAAATTGAATTTACAGATAAACAAATAAATTTACTATTAGTTAATAGTAAAAAGAATGAGTATTATTTAGGGGAAGTTTTTGCTAAAAATTTACAAGGGAGATTATTAAGGAAATCTAAAGAATATGACACCGCTGTAGATCTTTACAGAGCTGCATTAGCGCTTTCAATTAAGACAAAGAGTAAAGAAGCAGAAGTTGTAACATTAAACCAATTAGGGATTGTTTATCAGCGACAAGATAAAATTAGAACAGCATTAAACTATCACCAGTCAGCTTTAAGTGTTATATCTAAAATAGAAAACCCTAGTGATTCTTTTAAAATCAGTAAAATCATTTCGATTAATAGTTTAGGTAATATTTATTTAAGCTTAAAACAATATGAAAGAGCTTTAAATAAGTTTAATGAAGCAATTGCAATACAATTAGAGTTAAATCATGTTAAAGGATTGGCTATAAATAATCAAAATATTGGGTTTGCTTATAAAAATATTGGGTATTTGGATTTAGCCTTAGGTAGTTACCATAAAGCGTTAAGGTATAATACCGTAAATAAAGATGAATTAGGAAAAGTAATTTGCCATAACAATATTTCTGATATTTTAATAAAAAAAGGGAGTTATAATGAGGCTTATAAATCCATTATAAAAGCAGTTAACATTGCAGAAAAAATAAAAGGTAATTATTATTTATCTGAGTCATATAACACTTTAGGACTGGTTTTTTTAAAATTGAATAAGTTAGAGGAGTCTCAAAATTATTTGGAAAAATCACTCGAAATAGGGCTAGAAAAGAATATTTCATTAAGCTTGGGTAAGTCGTATAGTTATATGTCTGAATTATATATAAAAACGAAAGATTATAATAAAGCTTTAACATTTTATAAAAAATCTATTGAAATAGAAAAAAAAGCATTTACAAATAAGAATATTCGTTATGTAAATAGCCTTATTAGTATATATGATACTGAAGTTATTAGTAATAAAATAAAAAATTTAGCAAGAGAAAATGAAATAGCTAAATTAAAGTTAACAAGAAATCGTAATATTTTAATCATTGCGTTGATTTCAATTGCTTTATTTGGAGTGTTATTATATTCAGTTTATAGGCAACGTTTATTAAAAAATGAGAAACAAATCTTGCTTTTAGAACAGGAAGCTTTAAGAATTCAGATGAACCCACATTTTGTGTTTAATGCGTTGAATTCTATTAAATTATATATTATTAATAATGAACAAAAAAATGCCGTCCATTATTTGAATAAATTTTCTAAGCTAATCCGAAACATATTAGAGTCTACTACTGTAAAGGAGGTGACTCTAGCAGAGGAACTTAAAACAATGAACTTGTACATGAGTATTGAAAATATTCGTTTTTCAAATGAAATAAGTTATAAAGAAATTTTAGATGAAAATTTGAGTTCAGAGACAATAAAAGTGCCTCCGTTAATTTTACAACCTTTTTTAGAGAATTCTATTTGGCATGGATTGTCTTCAAAGAAAGGAGAAAAAAGAGTTCAATTATCTGTTAATAAAGTTTCAGATGAATTTATTCAGATTAATATAGAAGATAACGGTATAGGACGTAAACAAGCTTTTATAATTAAAAGCAATAAGTCGTTAAATAGAAAGTCTATAGGTATTGATTTAACTAAAGAAAGATTAAAGAATTTTTCTACGCAGTATCAAAATAATTATTCATTAGTTTATACCGATTTAGTTGGTGAAAGCGGTAATGTAGAAGGAACAAGAGTATCTTTAAAAATACCAATAATTTAA
- a CDS encoding pitrilysin family protein, translating to MKKSITTLATALFIGFSANAQKVEFEEYDLNNGMHVILHQDKSAPVVTTAVMYHVGAKDEQPDRTGMAHFFEHLLFEGTKNIKKGEWFKIVSSNGGKNNANTTDDRTYYYEVFPSNNLELGLWMESERLLHPVINQGGVDTQNEVVKEEKRLRVDNQPYGSFLENVKKNIFKKHPYKGTTIGKMKHLDDATLAEFLAFNKKFYVPNNATLVVAGDIDIATTKKMVQDYFGSIPRGADIKRTVIKEDPITQQINAKAYDANIQIPAVINAYRTPSMKTREARVLDMISTYLSDGKSSVLYKKLVDQKKMALQAGAINLSQEDYGTYIVYGLPLGKTSLADLTKEIDEEIVKLQTNLISEKAYQKLQNKFENNFVNSNSSVEGIANSLARYNVLYGDTNLINTEINIYRSITREEIKTAAKKFLNPNQRLVLEYLPKKK from the coding sequence ATGAAAAAAAGTATTACAACTCTTGCTACTGCTTTGTTTATTGGCTTTTCAGCGAATGCACAAAAAGTTGAGTTTGAAGAGTACGATTTAAACAACGGAATGCATGTAATTTTACATCAAGACAAATCTGCACCTGTAGTAACAACAGCAGTAATGTACCATGTTGGCGCGAAAGACGAGCAACCAGACAGAACAGGTATGGCTCACTTTTTTGAGCATTTATTATTTGAGGGTACAAAAAACATTAAAAAAGGAGAGTGGTTTAAAATTGTTTCTTCTAACGGAGGAAAAAACAATGCCAATACTACTGATGACAGAACGTATTATTACGAAGTATTCCCCTCAAACAACTTAGAATTAGGTTTATGGATGGAATCTGAACGTTTATTACATCCTGTAATTAACCAAGGAGGTGTTGATACGCAAAACGAAGTAGTTAAAGAGGAGAAAAGATTACGTGTAGATAATCAACCTTATGGTAGTTTTTTAGAAAATGTTAAAAAGAATATTTTCAAGAAACACCCTTATAAAGGAACGACTATCGGAAAAATGAAACATTTAGACGATGCTACCTTAGCAGAATTTTTAGCTTTCAATAAAAAATTCTATGTACCTAATAACGCAACTTTAGTTGTTGCTGGTGATATTGATATAGCTACCACAAAAAAAATGGTGCAAGATTATTTTGGATCAATTCCAAGAGGTGCAGATATTAAAAGAACAGTAATAAAAGAGGATCCTATTACTCAGCAAATAAATGCAAAAGCATATGATGCTAACATCCAAATTCCTGCTGTAATTAATGCATACAGAACTCCTTCTATGAAAACAAGAGAAGCAAGAGTTTTAGATATGATTTCAACTTATTTAAGTGATGGAAAAAGTTCTGTTTTATACAAAAAATTAGTAGATCAAAAGAAAATGGCCTTACAAGCTGGCGCTATTAACTTAAGCCAAGAAGATTACGGAACATATATTGTTTATGGTCTTCCCTTAGGAAAAACATCTTTAGCTGACTTAACAAAAGAAATTGATGAAGAAATAGTAAAACTTCAAACTAATTTAATTTCAGAAAAAGCATATCAGAAATTACAAAACAAGTTCGAAAACAATTTTGTAAACTCTAATTCGAGTGTAGAAGGAATTGCAAACTCTTTAGCTCGCTACAATGTATTGTATGGAGATACTAATTTAATAAATACTGAAATTAATATTTACCGCTCTATTACTCGTGAAGAGATTAAAACTGCTGCAAAAAAATTCTTAAATCCTAATCAACGATTAGTTTTAGAATATTTACCAAAAAAGAAATAA